TTCGCATCCTCGGTCAAGACCGGGACAACGAACGAAGTCAAAGACAACTGGACGGTGGGTTTCACGCGGAACGTCGCCGTGGGCGTGTGGGTAGGTAACAGCGACGGCAGCCGGATGATCAACACGTCCGGCGTGACCGGTGCCGCGCCGATCTGGAACCAGGTGATCACGACCATCTATGCCAACCAGGGCTGGCTTGACCAATTCAAATTTCAAGGCCAGCTTCTGCCTGACCAGATCAACGCACCCGCAGGAATGTCGAGACGGAATATCTGCGACGTGAGGTCACTGACCGACCCGGCAACAAGCTGCGGGGGACAAGTGGCTGAATGGTTCCTCGATGGGCCGGCAGGCGTACCTGATGGGAGCGGGGGACTTGTTTATCCGTCCCAGACGTCCGCGCAGCAGCCAGATCCGAACGCCTCGGTTCAGTTGGTCAATCCGGGGGTTTTCAAGGCATGGGTCACACCACTCTCTCCAGAAATGTCGAATGCGATACAGTTTTCGGTCGCACCAGGGCAGAAACGACCGCCAGCGCCGATATACTGCCGCCTGCCGCCATCTGCCGTCGGCGGCGCCACCAACGCCCGCGAACAGTTCTTCATTGCGCCGCCCCCTGACTCCAATGACGCTGCCGAAGCGGAATCGTATGCGCGTGCCCGGGGTTTGGCCTTCCTGCCGACGATCGAGTGCAGCGGCGACATGGCCGCCAGCGGTGGTGGGTTTGGGACACTCCCCAGCAGTGTAGTAAATGCGTCAATTTCTGCACCTCAACCTGGTGAAACCATAGCCGGGCCATATGCTGTGGTCGGCACGGTTGACTTCGTTCCGGGTCAGATTCAGTTCTATCGCTTCCTCATTCGCGGTCCGGGAATTCCGGAATGGACGACAATTGGCGACGTGCACTACACGCCAGTCGTCAACGGCCAGTTGGAGATTCTGTATCCACCAGGGACTCCGGGAAGCTATGAACTCAAGATGGAGATCATCGCACTTGACTCCAGCCTGCTTCAGGTCCCCCTCACCGTGACTTTTAACGTTCCGTGAAAGCGGGACTTCGGGTATAATCTCGCGTTGGGCGGCCATTCGCCGCCCAGCAGATTTTCAGATTGCTGTGAGCTTTATCAGGGCGCATTGCAACGCGCCCTTTTCGTTTTTGAGCCGTAAATCCATGGTCCGCTTCGATACCTATAATGCCAGCGCACATCTTGTGAGGCAGCTAGAGAACTCCGGCGTTGCTACTGTGACTCACGATGGCGGCGATAATGTATTAGTTGAGCTGAAAACCGGGCATGAGATCAGCATCCACCTGATTGAGACACGCCTTCCATTGTATGAAATCCGCTTGAATCTCACCGAATCTGGCGAAGCAGATATCCATTCGTTGTTCATCGTCTGGAGCGCGATGTTTCTGCCGGATGACAACGAACTTTTCGTGCCAGAGGCATGGATGATGGCGTTGGTCAAACTATATGGCGGCAAGCTCTACGCGTTCGATGTCTACGGCAAAGACATTCGTATCTTCGCAACGTACTTCGAAAAAGTGGACGCCACGCACTATCGGGTCCGTTTCGGTGACGATGTAGATGTCACGAGATTGGGCGTCGAACAAGTTTCGCTCAGCATTCCGGAACTCGCAGGCAC
Above is a window of Candidatus Flexicrinis proximus DNA encoding:
- a CDS encoding J domain-containing protein; this translates as MVRFDTYNASAHLVRQLENSGVATVTHDGGDNVLVELKTGHEISIHLIETRLPLYEIRLNLTESGEADIHSLFIVWSAMFLPDDNELFVPEAWMMALVKLYGGKLYAFDVYGKDIRIFATYFEKVDATHYRVRFGDDVDVTRLGVEQVSLSIPELAGTWLIADFAGVVPPRKRPQTDHKTHFHQQNAHHHARRAPTRPPETPWEILGVAKSARRDEVKRAFRKLARRLHPDLNTAPDATHQMQRLNVAYQAVLRELGEDL